The genomic stretch gcattagtcacacaatagccaaaatgtggaaacaactgaAAAGTCCATTGAAAGATAAGTGGATAGAAAAATGAggtgtatccatacaatggaatgttcttcaatcttaacaaggaagaaaattctgatacatggtgcaaaatggatgaaccttaaaaacattatgttaagtgaaacaagccagacacaaaaggccacctattatataattccatttatataaggtTGTTAGAATAGTCAAttacatagagacagaaagtagaatggaggttgccaggggttagggggAGGAGTGAGAGTTACTCTTTATTGGGCAGAGAAGTTTATTTAATATggtaagatgaaaaagttctggaaatggatggtggtgatggttacataacACTAAACTGCATGCATAGAAATAGTTAATggtggccgggagcagtggctcatgcctgtaatcccagcactttgggaagccaaggcgggcggatcacctgaggtcgggagttcgagaccagcctgatcaacatggagaaaccccatctctactaaaaatacaaaattagctgggcgtgttggcacatgcctgtaatccagctacttgggaggctgaggcaggagaattgcttgaacccaggaggtggagggtgagccgagatagtgccattgcactccagcctgggcaactggcaCTACCCCTTCCCTCTCATGCAGAGACCCTGTGGCTGAATCTCCCTGTGTCTCCAAGTGTGCATCACTCACTGTCCTCTGTGTTGTGTCCACAGCCTCATGCAGCCCGTGACTTCAGAGCTAGGACACTGCTCAGGAGTCTTCCCGGAGGCTCCCTGTCTTCCCATTTTTGTGCAGCCTGACTGGGGGGAGGCTTGGCTTCAACTGGCAACTTGATTTAGCCAGATTTGGGATAGGCCACCTGAGCACCTTTTCCATACACCTGGGTCCCACCCCAGGTGGAGTCAGGgcagggcctgtcaccagggagcTGGGAGCAGAGATGGGAGCAGTCTGAGCTGCTCCTCCATCATCCAAGGGGCTCCTCCTCTCATTTGGGGAACGTTGTGGGCTTGTTTCAAAGCCTTGGATGTTTCTTGCAGCTAATGGCAtaggtaaaagaaaacaaaggggtAACAGAAACAGGGGTGCCATGtgttggtgacaaagaaaagcaACTTGACCTTGAGGACCCTCCTTCTTCCCCCTTGGTGAAGTCCTTTCCATGACATAGGGCTCTGGGGCTGACGAAGGCCCCTCTCCACGTTTCTCAGGTCAGCCCCAAGGTCAGccaagagaaatcagaaaaacaggcAGAAGAGAGTCTATAGAGATAAACTTGGAGGGTTTAGGAGAAAAGTTGGGGATTTGCTTGTGCTGTTGGACACAGGCTgggaataaaactttttttctggcTCATCTCTGAAAGCCAGATAGACTGTACCAGAAAACATACTGCCAGTGCTCCAGGGATCCACTTACCAGAGACTGTGATCATCCTGACTGTGGTCCTGTTGCGGCCAGTGGCTGAGTTAGTGGTGTGGCAGGCATAGGATCCGCTGTTCTTTGTAGTGATGTTGGGGATAAAGAGCTTTTGTGTGTGTTGCTGGAATGTGCCATTGACAGACCAAGAATACTGTGAGGGTGGATTAGAGGCTGCATGGCAGGAGAGGTTGAGATTTACCCCTGCATGGTAATAGGTGTCTGAAGGGGAAATGGTGGGGGCATCTGGGCCATCTAGAACAAAAGAATAAAGTCACAGGTGATGTCATCAGAGGGAAAGGGAAGCTCCTGGTCTGTGGAAGAGCCACAGTGTCCCTCTGAGCCAAGTCACAACCCTGAGCCAAGTCCCAACCAACCCCAACCAAACCCCTGCTGTTTCTACTGAGACAGAGTCCGAGACATTTACCTGTTTCTCCCATCAGAAGATGTGGACTCCAAGTCTCCCATGACAGGAGCACCCCCTCCCCTCTTATTCTTGGTCAAAGCTAGGCCTACCCATGTTTGCCTGGGGCAGAAAGTCATGATGAGCTGGGTTTCTAGGGGTGGGtggggaatctgcatttttggaGCTGAGAGGGACTGAGAGGCCTGGCCTCTGGCTGCGTGGATTTGGGCTGgtggcctgggccacagaggaacAGAAGATACTCACAGAGGACATTCAGGGTGACTGGGTCACTGAAGTTTGCACTCGCTGGGTTCTGTATTTCACATTCATAGGGTCCTACGTCATTCCTTGTGACACTGAGTAGAGTGAGGGTCCTGTTGCCATTGGACAGCTGCAGCCTGGGACTGACCGGGAGGCTCTGACCATTTACCCACCACAGGTAGGTTGTGTTCTGAGTCTCAGGTTCACAGGTGAAGGCCACAGCATCCTTGTCCTCCACGGGGTTGGAGTTGTTGCTGGAGATGGAGGGCTTGGGAGTCTCCGCTGTGCAGAAAACAGAG from Pan paniscus chromosome 20, NHGRI_mPanPan1-v2.0_pri, whole genome shotgun sequence encodes the following:
- the LOC103785009 gene encoding carcinoembryonic antigen-related cell adhesion molecule 8 isoform X2, with the translated sequence MGPISAPSCRWRIPWQGLLLTASLFTFWNPPTTAQLTIEAVPSNAAEGKEVLLLVHNLPQDPRGYNWYKGETVDANRRIIGYVISNQQITPGPAYSNRETIYPNASLLMRNVTRNDTGSYTLQVIKLNLMSEEVTGQFSVHPETPKPSISSNNSNPVEDKDAVAFTCEPETQNTTYLWWVNGQSLPVSPRLQLSNGNRTLTLLSVTRNDVGPYECEIQNPASANFSDPVTLNVLYGPDAPTISPSDTYYHAGVNLNLSCHAASNPPSQYSWSVNGTFQQHTQKLFIPNITTKNSGSYACHTTNSATGRNRTTVRMITVSDALVQGSSPGLSARATVSIMIGVLARVALI